In Bacteroidota bacterium, a single window of DNA contains:
- a CDS encoding serine hydrolase produces MLLLLCLFIGGMGLSFGKNPPPVISQTIDVRWYEQVIKQMTLDEKIGQLFMVAAYSNKDVAHTNEIEELIRKYNIGGLIFFQGDPLKQAYLTNYYQEISKYPLFIGIDAEWGLDMRIKPSVKYPYQLTLGSLDNDSLIYEMGKQIGLQLKAMGIHINFAPVADINNNPANPIINFRSFGENRQKVAEKSWAYASGMQDVGVLACAKHFPGHGDTEADSHKELPIIPYSRERLDSLELYPFRYLIQRNIAGVMLGHLYVPALDNRPGRPSSLSKAVVTDLLKTEYGFTGLAITDAMNMKGVRNSFPGGQGELEALLAGNHILLFPENIPSAILQIKKALEDGRITIEELNQRVLEILKWKEWAGLSNYRPIDIAELAQKLFPPDADPLIKNIAEQSIILLSDKNGMLPLGANPQAKITFVVLGNERPEDFVKMIQSEYKNAQVIFIKRGSAWDTYQSQINKRVAGMQYVISIHQPKIWNNKNYGFSDNEIKYMQNMNAATQSVLLFFSNPYILGKFQTLKTVVVAHEDSNPFQQSVLELLKGKISFKGTMPVSIGDYKSGSGIAIKAPGAESIPPVIKTGSTKHKLDVRKLKSIDAIAQSIVSSHAAPGCRILVLYKGQNVYDLSYGYHTYDNKDPVNPYDLYDLASVTKIAATTLAVMKLYETGKIKLDDPIGKYLIWARNSNKEHLTIKQLLLHESGLPAWIPFYKSTLGVFYDSLYKKREDSLYCVQVADRMFMKNDYRFSIYQQIIDAPLGPKKYVYSDLGMVLLKEIIEQASGETYEWYLHENFYAPMGLENITFNPLCCYNSNRLVPTEYDQVYRRQLVQGYVHDPCAAMLGGVSGNAGLFSTAYDLAAIGQMMLDGGVYHGVQILKPETIKLFTSRQSARSRRGLGFDRPEFGNGPSPSSKLASDKTFGHTGFTGTCIWVDPEYDIVYVFLSNRIYPNEENKELIKGNYRTKIQDLIYNAFIY; encoded by the coding sequence ATACAATATTGGTGGATTGATTTTCTTTCAGGGCGATCCACTTAAACAGGCTTATTTGACAAATTATTATCAAGAAATTTCCAAATACCCTTTATTTATAGGTATTGATGCAGAATGGGGCTTGGATATGAGAATCAAACCCAGTGTTAAATATCCCTATCAATTAACGTTGGGAAGCTTAGATAATGATTCATTGATATATGAAATGGGCAAGCAGATTGGGTTGCAACTCAAAGCTATGGGTATTCATATCAATTTTGCACCTGTTGCCGATATCAATAATAACCCTGCAAACCCCATAATCAATTTTAGGTCTTTTGGTGAAAACAGACAAAAAGTGGCTGAGAAATCTTGGGCTTATGCAAGCGGTATGCAAGATGTGGGCGTTTTGGCTTGTGCCAAGCATTTTCCGGGTCACGGAGATACCGAAGCTGACAGTCACAAGGAGTTGCCGATTATTCCTTATAGCAGAGAGCGTTTAGATTCGTTGGAATTGTATCCTTTCCGATATTTGATTCAACGCAATATTGCCGGTGTAATGTTGGGGCACTTATATGTTCCGGCTTTGGACAATCGTCCCGGCAGACCCAGTTCATTATCAAAGGCTGTTGTAACAGATTTGCTCAAAACTGAATATGGATTTACGGGTTTGGCAATCACAGATGCCATGAATATGAAAGGCGTTCGTAATTCTTTTCCGGGCGGACAAGGTGAGTTGGAAGCGTTATTGGCGGGTAATCATATATTGTTGTTTCCCGAAAATATTCCTTCAGCTATTTTGCAGATTAAAAAAGCCCTTGAAGATGGTAGAATTACCATAGAAGAACTCAATCAAAGGGTGCTTGAAATCCTAAAATGGAAGGAGTGGGCGGGATTGAGCAATTACCGCCCGATAGATATTGCCGAACTTGCGCAAAAACTGTTTCCGCCAGATGCAGACCCCCTTATAAAAAATATTGCTGAGCAAAGTATCATCCTTTTAAGTGACAAGAATGGGATGTTGCCTTTAGGAGCAAATCCTCAAGCCAAAATTACATTTGTGGTTTTGGGTAATGAACGCCCGGAGGACTTTGTGAAAATGATACAATCTGAGTACAAAAACGCGCAGGTTATTTTTATCAAACGAGGAAGTGCTTGGGACACCTATCAGTCGCAAATCAACAAAAGAGTGGCGGGAATGCAGTATGTGATTTCCATTCATCAACCCAAAATTTGGAATAATAAGAATTATGGATTCTCAGATAATGAAATCAAGTATATGCAAAACATGAACGCTGCAACACAAAGTGTATTGTTGTTTTTTTCCAATCCTTATATCTTAGGCAAATTTCAAACACTCAAAACAGTTGTTGTAGCACATGAGGATTCTAATCCCTTTCAACAATCTGTATTAGAATTGCTCAAAGGCAAAATCTCCTTCAAAGGAACAATGCCGGTCAGTATTGGTGATTACAAATCAGGTTCAGGTATAGCGATCAAAGCGCCAGGAGCAGAGTCTATTCCGCCTGTAATCAAGACCGGAAGCACAAAACATAAGTTGGATGTAAGGAAACTAAAATCCATTGACGCAATTGCCCAATCTATAGTCAGTAGTCATGCTGCTCCGGGGTGTAGGATACTGGTACTGTACAAGGGGCAAAATGTGTATGATTTGAGTTATGGTTATCACACCTATGATAACAAAGATCCTGTTAATCCTTACGATCTCTATGACTTGGCTTCTGTCACAAAAATTGCGGCAACTACTCTGGCTGTAATGAAACTGTATGAAACAGGTAAAATAAAGTTAGACGACCCGATTGGGAAGTATTTGATTTGGGCGCGTAACAGTAATAAGGAACATTTGACCATCAAACAATTACTGTTGCATGAATCAGGTTTGCCGGCTTGGATACCTTTTTACAAAAGTACGCTTGGAGTTTTTTATGACAGTTTATATAAGAAAAGAGAGGATTCATTGTATTGTGTTCAGGTAGCTGACCGCATGTTTATGAAAAATGATTATAGGTTTAGTATCTACCAGCAAATTATTGACGCACCTCTGGGACCTAAGAAATATGTGTATAGTGATTTGGGGATGGTTTTACTAAAAGAAATTATAGAACAAGCGTCCGGAGAAACCTATGAGTGGTATCTGCACGAAAATTTTTATGCTCCCATGGGCTTGGAAAATATAACTTTTAATCCCTTGTGTTGCTACAATAGCAATAGATTGGTGCCTACCGAGTACGATCAAGTTTATAGAAGACAACTTGTGCAAGGTTATGTGCACGACCCATGTGCTGCAATGTTGGGAGGTGTTTCCGGAAATGCCGGATTGTTTTCAACCGCCTATGACTTGGCTGCCATAGGACAAATGATGTTGGATGGCGGAGTCTATCATGGCGTTCAAATTCTTAAACCTGAAACAATCAAGTTGTTTACAAGCAGACAGAGTGCACGCTCGCGCAGAGGTTTGGGTTTTGATAGGCCTGAGTTTGGGAATGGACCTTCGCCTTCTTCCAAATTGGCTTCTGATAAGACTTTTGGGCATACCGGCTTTACAGGAACTTGTATCTGGGTTGACCCTGAATATGATATAGTTTATGTGTTTCTGTCAAACAGAATCTACCCTAATGAAGAAAATAAGGAACTCATCAAAGGCAATTACAGAACTAAGATTCAAGACCTTATTTATAATGCTTTTATATATTGA